The Lasioglossum baleicum chromosome 10, iyLasBale1, whole genome shotgun sequence genome contains the following window.
CTTTTGCATATCAATTTCAACCatttacaggttttgcactccatattcgctcttttgcaaatcaatttcaaccttttgcaggttttgcactccacatTGGCCTTCTTgcaattcaatttcaactttttacagattttgcaaaacaatttcacccttttgcaaatcaacttCAACCAttcacaggttttgcactccacattcgcacttttgcaaatcaatatcAACCTTTTATAGGTTTTACATTCCAAATtcgcccttttgcaaatcaattttaacctttcacaggttttgcactccaaatttgCCCTTTTGCAACTCAACTTCAACCatttacaggttttgcactccacatTCGCACATTTGCAAATCAATATCGACCTATTACAGGTTTTGAAGTCCAAATTCACTCTTTTgcacatcaatttcaaccttttacataTAGCTGACAATCAGCAACAATTTCCAAGTAACATTCACATTTTTCCGATAACATTTCACGTTCTCGCGTGTCAGTTGGCTGAGAGATCGCTTCAAACAAACGAACGACCTGCTGAAGAAGTTCTTCATCGAAGAGTGCCAGATTAAAATGGAAGAATGGAACAACAAAACGGTGTCCTCATGGTTGGAAAGGTGTTTGAACGAGTGGCACGTCGAACGTATCTCCCATCGGAACAAAATCATTCCGTACAATGGCACTCAAATCATGAAGCGGCAGTTGTACCCTGTAAACAAGATCAGTATGCTTCAACAAATCAGGTATATGACGGATTCTTTTCAATACTTTTCCTGTTTTTCTAAAACATTTGAAACAATTATCCTCTCGAAGATACGTTCACCTGCAACTGTGCGTGATCACGAAATCGCTGAAGAAAATATTCAGCATGCAACTGATGTGCCATTCGACAGTGACCACGTTGAACTTCGTCGGGGTTTTGTACTATAGTTACACACAATGGACAGGTGCACCTAAACAGAGCCACGATGTGCTTGCGTTTTCCTTTCTATATGTGATCGACGCATTCTACGTGTGGCTGAAGGTTGTAGCTGTGTGCCTTCTCTGCGAGAAGACCGACAACGAGGTGGGGAACTTGAAAaacaatttccaaaattttccgATATGAAATAcaaggtgacaagaaataacggagttaaacatttattattataattctgtcaaatcgacgaattttgaaaaaccaaatgataacaaccataacatagacctttagtattcatatatttaagaagtttcgaagtggccaccctgtgagccgattcagaggctcaaacgtgttttgaaattttcggctatgggccgcagctcttctgacgtcattcggtcccatacccggcgcagagatttctTCAgcaactcgaaacttttatggagctgagcacaggccctggcctccaaaatcgaccaaacgctggagttcatagagttgagatacGGTGAGTatggcggccattccgcagatgtgatgaaacctggaaaatgggatttgctacggttttcgtggatcaaggggtcaaaatcaaccacgaagtgtatcgacgggactttctcgaagccgtcgtacttctgtgggcccaacagcacctcggcgatccggaatggacgttacagcaggattccgcgccggcccacagggcgaaaacgactcaggagtggtgcaaagcccattttccaagTTTcctcacatctgtggaatggccgccgtactcaccggatctcaactctatgaactccagcgtttggtcgattttggaggccaggacctgtgctcggccccttgaaaatttggagtcattggaaaaatctctgtaccgggagtgggaccgaatgacgccagaagagctgcggcccattgccgaaaatttcaagacacgtttgagcctctgtatcggcgcaaagggtggccatttcgaaacttcttaaatgtatgaatactaaaggtccatgttatggttgttattatttggtttttcaaaattcgtcaatttgacagaattataataagaaatgattaactccgttatttcttgtcaccctgtattataGCAAGAATCCcacaaaatatacataaatttaatcttattatttttagttaggttggtttagtgttaaacagtTGCCTTTCCACTTCCAGGCGAAGCAGGCGGCCCAGATTCTTCAAGTGTGCTCTATACACAATTCCGATTTCGAGTTGCAACACGAGGTGAGCAAAAATCAGCATGGCGACCGTCCAATTAGGAAACtgcaaaaaaatgaaaattgttgctACCGATCTtagatttttaaattgtatttttgcgATCACATATTACAATCCGAATTGCACGGAATCTACATAAATAGAACctcgtcatttttatcagctgaaacacacacacacacacattcgagtcgctttcagtgctcgataGTTTTAGCATTAATAATAATGTTTCAGCTGATACAATTCTCCGTGCAAATCTCGCTCAGCGAATTGGACAACAAAAAGCCGCGTCTCTTCCCGCTGAACTACATGTTCGTAGTACGGGTAAGTTGTTCCCTTTGTTTTTCTATGAATCATAGAATTAATCGTCATTTGTTGCAGAGCATGGGGGCTGTGTTCACCTACCTTCTCGTTATGATACAGTGTGATCTGGGACTGAATGTAGTCTCGTCATTCAGCTCGAATTCGACTCTGACCAGCCCGAGTTCGTTTAATGATACGATACTCACCGGTCAATTAATTGGAAATCAAACATTAACTTAAGaagtgaaataataaaatgaaacttGACTACtttaatgttatttttataattacaaCTGATATACCATTGCACACTGTCATCGCcgacagcgatccccactccgcgcgccagcgcttacTTACTCTACTACGTGttccccactccgactcatccccactccactggcccacttcgcaccgaagcagtgatgccaaggctgtggtactgtggtactaaaccatacccccaccatagcctactattgcccctacgttgttttccgacgcgcccgcgcgctacactcaccagcgtacctctactgtaTCCATAAAGaacaacgatgaccttgaaacatCGGAAAATATGATCTAGAGAAAAAAACATGTCTGTCACGATAATTGCCCCACTGTACCAAACATTTTCTTGTAGTACTgaaaacaacggagatattttcggtTTAAGTCTTTTAGTCTACAAGTTTTAGTCTAACAATAAGTCTTTCCACAAAATCAACTGACAATGAGAACCGAAAGAAAGTAATTCAAATGTTACAAGCCTGGTTCTCAAGGCCAGTCGCGTCATAAAACATTCATTAAACAATTGACTCGTAATCGCATTATAGTCGGATCGGCCACTGATCGCGCGTAATAACAACGAGGGTGAAATCGATTTTCCACTGTCCCATTAGATTATTCAGTCATTAATTTGAAAGGTCGCAGGATGACAAGCAATAGTCAGGTAGCGACGTAGGAAGACAGTGAACTATCGCACCTGGTCCCGTTCATTTCGGTCCGAGATGGTCCAGCAAAACACGTTCCAACAAATCACCAAACCGCTGCGTTACCTGAACATCATAACTGGCATCGGCTACTTCAATATCTCCGAGGAGAACAATACTTGGTGTGAAGTCGCGGAGATTGTGTACACCAGCTTGTACACTATCCTAATCGCTATTGTTTCGTGGTACACTTTCGTGGACCTGAAGACCTATCACGTTCAGTTGAACCTGCACACGTGGGGGTTCCTCGTTGGTTTTTGGTGGAACGTTACGCTGACGATCTTGCTGATGGTCGCTGTTAGGATCAACATTAAGGTGAGCGTACATTTAGGGTAAATGTAGCTGTAACTGCGGGTGTATGTTTTACTACGGTATCCAATGAGATTAAATTACGTACAAGtaaatacagggtggtccacgcaacgtgcacacctataataacttccaaagtatgcgttagacgaaaaagttttgtatacggaagttgcatggtctgaagggatacattgtgtagtgtatttattttttttacaggtggacgcgtaaaggacatatgaaggttaatttcattttttttaatgaaatgaggtattttttaatacatcaatcgatgcagctggacattcgttataaaaaagtactaacatatGCATGTCGAAAAGTtcgtagttcaggagatatttcaatttaaataactctaaaacaccattaccgtCGTACTAacataagacgttacacaagtaagtaaactcgTACAACAAGTAaggtgaaactgaaaaattgaaattgaagagttgaaattgaagttgatatggaagagtagaaattgaagttgaaatagaagactagagatggtgttttagagttatttaaattgaaatatctcctgaactacgaacttttcgacatacatgggttagtacttttttataacgaatgtccagctgcatcgattgatgtattaaaaaatacctcattccatttaaaaaattgaagttgaccttcatatgtcctttacgcgttcacctgtaaaaaaaaataaatacactacacaatgtatcccttcagaccatgaaacttctgtatacaaaactttttcgtccaacgcatactttggaagttattataggtgtgcacgttgcgtggaccaccctgtatttcGCCCTGAATAAAGtgcaattcaatgagaatgtaccAACCAAAATTGTTAATCATTCTGATATTTTTCTAATCTCAGAAAATAACTTTAAAAGAAGGTTCTTCTACCTCGATCACCGAAGTTGATGATTAAATTATAATGGTTTTTGTTCGGCAGAAAATTCACGAAGCGATCGCGCTGTTGGACGGCAGCGACAACAGGATGGAGAACATGGGGATGTCGATGCATCGTCGGCTGCACTACAAGCAGCAGCTCAAGCTCGTTGCAGCGTGCATTCTGATCGGCGTAGTATTCGTGATAATGAGCTTCAATTGTCAGCTGGTGCAAACAGCGCCGTTGCGCTTGAAGCTGAGCCTCGGGTGCGCAATGAATCTGCCGACGTTTCTGATACTGAGCGCCGACGTCTCCTTCCTCTTCTGGGTCAAGTACGAAACAGTGATTTTCACTTGTCAAGGTTCCCCGCAGGATTCTCACATTCTTACGAACGAACAGTTACGTGAGGACCAAGTTCCATCAACTGAACAATCTTCTGAGAGCGATGCTGCCGGCGACTGACTCCGCATCGGAGAAAGGGATCTCGAAGATGATCCAGGATGTCGAAGAGAAATCACTCGGGAAGGAAGGCGTTCACGTGGTCAATGGGAACGCGAACACTATGAGGGCGGTAAAGTGAGAATTTCTGTTCTTTATTCTTCGAAATCGAACTGAAACGCAGCAATATCttgaatatatacatattttcctgATGTATGTGTATACGGATGATGTGTGATCTGAACTTGTTTTACCAACACAGGCAAATTCACCTGCAGCTGGTGAAGATTGCCAGGATCATAAACGACTTCTTCGGGGTGCAGCTTCTACTGACAATGTCCACGGTCTTTGTTTTCCTCACTATTCTGCTGTTCTTCGCATACAGAACTATCTTCTCCGGCTACTTCAACAATGAATTCCATAGTCACTTCACGCAATTGTTGATTAACATACTGTTCTATCTGTCGAAGCTGTTCACGCTGAGCCACGTGTGCAACAGGACCAGCAGCGAGGTCAGAAAgaatcattttatatttattattgttgttcATCGTTCGTTTCATTCCCAGGCTTCAGACACTGGCGAGCTAATCTGTCAGCTTTACGAGCCTTCGACGAGCAAGGAATTCCGAGCCGAGGTGAAGCTTCACAAACGttattcaattaatagaaaGATTTTCACTCCATGTTGTAAATAATGTTTCAGATTCGAGATTTCAGCATGCAGATGATCCAGAACCCGCTGGTGTTCACCGCCTGCGGATTTTTCTATTTGGATCATTCGTTCATTCACGGAGTACGTCTGTTAATTGATACCGAAAATTAATTAGATTCGACTAAACAATTCTGCTTTCAGGTGGTGGGGACGATCAGCACTTATCTAGTGATTCTAATTCAAGTGAGCCAAATCGATCTGCCCGAGCAAGCTGCGAACGTAACTGCGACCGTGACGGCAATTTAAACTACCTGTTAACAAATAAACTCGAATAGGGAGAATGGATATCAATAAAAGACCTGGAAATTTTGGCTCGAATTCTCCGGCCAGGTGGCTAAAGCTTCCCGAACGATCACCCTAACAATTTTCCGCCAATTAGGACGCGGACAGGGATGATGCCTCAATTACACTATCCCCTAAGCACCTCACGCGATTCCAGACGGAGGCGTTAGTCCGTGAAATTCGGTAATCCTGAAACTCGATTCTTCCTTTGATCGGTCCCTAATCGATCCTTCATTTGCGAGAATGATACTAGAGAGGATAGTTAGAGTAGAGAGGAAATTAATTTACACGATCGTTACTTCTGTGctttcaaaaatgaattttctacaCGGAACTGAAGCATGAAAAATTAGAATCCACGCCTTTGTTttattacagggtgacaagaaataacggagttcaacatttcttattataattctgtcaaatcgacggattttgaaaaaccaaatgataacaaccataacatagacgtTTATAGtaatcatatatttaagaagtttcgaaatggccactctttgcgccgatacagaggctcaaacgtgttttgaaattttcggctatgggccgcagctgttctggcgtcattcggtcccacacccggcgcagagatcttttcagcgactcgaaacttttatggggctgagcacaggccctggcctccaaaatcgaccaaacgctggagttcatagagttgagatccggtgagtacggcggccattccgcagatgtgttgaaacctggaaaatgggatttgctacggttttcgtggatcaaggggtcaaaatcaaccacgaagtgtatcgacgggactttctcgaagccgtcgtacttctgtgggcccaacagcacctcggcgatccggaatggacgttacagcaggattccgcgccggcccacagggcgaaaacgactcaggagtggtgcaaagcccattttccaagTTTcctcacatctgtggaatggccgccgtactcaccggatctcaactctatgaactccagcgtttggtcgattttggaggccagggcctgtgctcggccccataaaagtttcgagtcgctgaaaaaatctctgcgccgggtgtgggaccgaatgacgtcagaagagctgcggcccattaccgaaaatttcaagacacgtttgagcctctgtatcggcgcaaagagtggccatttcgaaacttcttaaatatatgaatactaaaggtccatgttatggttgttattatttggtttttcaaaattcgtcaatttgacagaattataataagaaatgtttaactctgttatttcttgtcaccctgtatatgattaGTTCTTCCGAGAAGAATTCCTGAAACTCTTATCAGTTTCGACGAAGTGAATAGCAAAAAAGTGTTACGGCGGCCAGGATACGGTCGACATACGTTTACAACGGGTGTAACATTAATTGGGAATTAAGGGTGCGAACGATGCAGGCCGTCGGGAGCCACCTGCTACTGTTGAGGGTAAGGAGGATTGATATATTGCACCTAAGGGGGCACACAGGCTACGTGTAGGCCAGTTTTGATGGGCGAGAGTGCCCCTTCATCCCCTAATCCTCTCCCCACTCGTTAACTAACGTTCGTAAGAGATACCTCGGCTTTATTGTCGATTAAATTATTCCAGTCACTGGAATAGGATTCGAAGCAGCGGGGGCACGCTCCGTGCTCATCCTTAGACACATACATGTTTCTATGTATATTTTCACATTACATATTCAGATACAAAACAATTTTCCCAGTACTAGGAACTTCAAAGGaaagggcctagccgattaagatggtcaaaactacccttagaggtttttcaatggttcttgaaccattcgaaagctgaccaataAAAACCCATCtaagtaaaatttcagccctccaGCTTGCCCATGAGGGTAGTTATagggtaaattagatttcgcGTTTTTCCGCTCATTTTCCGCTCTCGGATGTttcctaaaattctgaaaaaaatgtggcaCTTTATAGtggcattttatagaatttttgcaGATCTTTTGTTTGCAAACTAtggtcgtgaaaaatgaaaaacactcgAAACGTCGGAAAAATGaagatttctcaaaaatatgaaaacatgctattttacTGTTTAGTGCCCTAATAAGCTACCATCAAAAGCAGTGTcctcgatttttttcagattttttgtagtgggagatcattgtcaaaaacaatagaAACCAAACTGCTTCGACGTTTTTGCTACTAGAAGGAAAGCTAGACTTGCAGGTTTTACCGTGGGGGTACATTATAAGCTCTAATTAGTGTTACATTGAATTAAGCAATTTTGTTACCTCAGAAATGCGATTTGAAAGAGTGAAAAAATCGTCTTCTGTGGAATATATACCAAAATGTTCGAATCGCTTGCAACATCACCGGTTGGCGCAATTCTACAACATTTCTACAGTTTCAATAATCGTGAAAGAAACAATAAGAAACGCTTCGACCCACTTCCTCGACCAGAGCATATGGCCGGGATTAGAGATGGAGATTTCGGAAGAATAAACGCAAGCAGACTGCTGCGATTCGAATAATCCGCAAACATCGTTTATCATGTCGGACGGATTCACCCCAACACGGCCACTCCTACTCGAGGGTGCGGGCTACCAAATGCGTaccccctccccctctctaTTTACATCAAACAGGGCCCTGTATCATAATTAACatagatcaaacaaaataaattgctGTATAATACCAGATTCGTCTATACAAGATACATTGTTTATTTCTTCAGGcaataatatatacaaatttgtatttacAGTGACGATACCAAGGCTAATATTGCTTACTCCCGTATTTCAATTTATTCTTGAACTTCTTCGGATTTATTCCGTACGTTTTCAGCCTTTCCGGATTCAACGAGACAATGTCATCGATTTCTTTCGGCACGgagtcttttcctttctttttgttGAATTTCTTGTCCTTCGATTTCTCTAGCGGCTtcaacttcttcttcttcaacttCTTGGAACTGACTTCACCGTTACTTTGAGCAGCGACAGTGTTTTTACTCTTCACAGATTTGTTCGATTCGTTTTCTTCAGCGCTATactgtttcttcttcttcgacgaCGGTCTTTCAGACTGTTCGAGCGGTTCCTCAGCCCTCTCTCGTTTTTTATTTCCCTTACTCTTGGTCATAGACTTTTTCGGGGTCGTTTCTGAGACATTCGTAATGTCTTTACTGATTTCGTCTGTTTTATTTGAGGTTCTTTCATTCGTTTCGTTAGAAGATAAAATATTCTGCGTTTCTTGTTTCTTCTTTCTCCTGCGACGTTTCTTCTTCGTCTCTTTCCCATCCTCAGCGACAGTAGTGTCGTTCTGCGTTTTACCCTCTTCCTCTTCATCCTCCGGATTTCTGAAAAATACTCATGTAAAACGTGCACCTGATATTGATCTTTCAAGCTCATAGTGTCATTTGATGTTCATACCTGTATAAACTCGTGAGTATCTTCCTTTTAAGTCCCTCGTTACTGGCCTTCTGCTGGTACATTCGGACGTCGTTTAATTCCGCGTGATCCGGTTTATACTGAAGCGCTTTTTTCAAAGAACACCATTTATTCAGCTCCTTATCATCCGCCATTAGAACCTAACTCAACAAATATATGAACATATTAATAACTTGAAGAATGTATAAACCATCCAAGTATTTAATAAATCTAACCTCTTCCACGCTCAAACCATAATCGTTGGGTACAACTTTTCTATATTTAAATCTGCACGGTATGTCCCCAATCATATCCTCGTAGTTCAAAGAGTAATACTTGTCGAAGTACTCTTGGTAGGACTGGTATTGCTGGGGGTCGAACTTCGGTTTCTTCTGCGCCATCAGTTCAGCAAACTTGGATTTCCGTCTGCGTTTCCTCTTCTTCGTTCCATCTTCCTCCGTCTGATTACTTTTGGACGCGTCGTAGTCAGCATCCATCTAGATTTTTACCAATAATTATTTGCGAACAATCCTTAAGATAGAGCAATAACAAATACTTTACATTGAAGTCTTCGTCCTCGCAATGCGGCCCTTTGTGCTCCTCTTCGCCGTACACCTCATTATTCTCCGCACTCGGATCATAATTGTCCCACGTACTTTCAATTTCCAGTTCCTCATCGATATCCGGAAACTCAGGTTTTATGTCTTCTTCGGGAGCTCCGTAGTAGTCATCATTAAACATTTCAGACATTTTCTTGTCGTACTCGTTCGGATCGAAGTCACCGTCCAAGTCGACATCGTTAAACTTTATGTCTTCGTTTCCTGTAATTTCCTTCAGTTTCTCAATCTTCTCTTCAATCTCTTTCCTCTTCAACGCTTTCAGCTGTTTCAGCTCTTCTCTCTTCCGAAGCTTGTCCTCCTCCTTCCTCTGCTTCACTTCTGCTCTCTTCTGTGCTCTGCGAGTGTCTTTCTTCCGCATCGAATTCTCCATGGTGCGCGGGTACCTCTTAATGAACTCCTGATCCGGTTCCTCGAACCTGAAGTTGTATTTATGCTCGAACTCTTCCTGTCTCTCTATATTCTTCTCATCTTCCGATAAATTGTCGTCACTGTCGTGTGCTAAATGGGCACCATCTAAATCAGCGCCAATGTAATCATTGTCCGAGTACTTATTATTCAATACATAGTCTCTTAAGAACTTTTCGTCCGCATCTAAATCAGGATTCGACCAAAAATCACGCAAAGGCTTAAGCGCTTGCTGTTCCTCCTCGTTTATATTCGATTCTTGTCCTTTCAGCCATTCTTTGTAATCTGCTTCTTCCTGAATAAACAACGCAACGTTCTACCAATGAAAATTTTAGAGTTTAATGATTACTTaccttctctttctctatccGAGACTTGGTTTTCGGTTTTAACAAATCGTCTTCCTCCTCGTCCCGCAGTACATCCTTGAAACTTTGTATTATTTGCTCCTGTTCTTGCTTATACGTTACTCCTTTCACTTCTGCTTCGTTTTTCCTTAACGTGTCTTCGTCTTCGCTGTCGCTGAACTTTCCCTCTCGCTTCACTATAATGTCTCTCTCGAAATCTCTCAAGTAGACCGCTTTCTCTTTCTTAGATTTATCAGAGGATTTCTTCTTCTCGTAGTACGACTCTTGCACTTTGTTCGTGTCGTCGAAGAAAGTTACGTCTTGATTATAAATGTATGGATCCTTCTTCTTCAGCAAAGCTAGGGTTTTGTAGAAGTCTTTGTCAAACTGTTCCGACACCTCCTGCGAAAACGAAATCGATTAGAACATTATACAAACTACCGTAGACACAATTGATATGTAAGAAAAAAGTTAGGATAGtacattttcttcttcttcagagGACGATgagctctcggaatcagagtctCGATCAGAAACCGTAGTTCCATTGATGTCTCCATACTTGGTCTTTACTGAAACgttaaaattgctgtaccattattcaaaatattgtttacattattaaacatgtcggtatctaatcaattactaaacatttaggtattgtaccaatttcatatccatcaaatttcaaaaatcatagagaagaaatgtttaacttttaAGTTAATATGCGAAGTGTAATATGCACTTACATTTGTTCAATTCCTCCTTCTGCCGCCAATTATTATAGTTCTTGGCATAGTCAGCGTTTATTTTCAATTCTCCATCCGAGTCAGAGTTCTCTACGTTAAAAAGTGTGGACATTGCGTCAAACAATCATTTAACGACAGTAAACAAATTCTCACTTTTTCGCGTTCCCAGAATTATTTGTAAGATGAGATAAAGGGCTCCCGTTTGCGatgaatacaaataataaaaacatacacAATCGGTTGTACAGGTTAAGTTAGGTTATGTGTCACAAACACGTTGCAAAACCACATGCTTTTCACAACACAACATTTCGTCAGATTTCGTCGTCTTTCGTGATATTGGCAATCCTGTATCCCGATCAGAGAACAAGTCGGCAAGTTGGCACCACTGCATTACGAATGGGAAGAACCTAACCTATATATATTAGGTCAACTATTGcataagaatatataaaaattctattatCATTTTATCTCGCTGTTACGaatatgaaaaatatcgaaTTGTAATTATGCAGCGAACTTATTAACTCCATTTTGGAAAATCAAGTATACAGGAAAATTCATGTTATCGCATcgtaatattttcatttaaggTTAAAACTTATCATGGGAAAGGTGTTATCACTTTTAACGCGTCCGATTCGAACATTGAATATCGAGAATCGAGCTGCGAAAGTTATTTCGAGAGAAAAACCAATCCCTGCACCTCAGCATGCTTCGGTGTCTAAACAAAAGGAATTAGTTGACAAAAGTAAGTAGCTTTTCATTCATTGGAACATTTGTAAGGGCTGTTTATACAATTTGCGATTtttatagacgaattttaacacaaagtggaataaaataaaatcttacTTCCAGTGGTAGTCTTTGTAGACTATTCCacgattttttgaacattttcagaagccgtaaacgcataaagatccacggtcCAGTTATAAGAGTTGTACTAAGCCCGGTCTTTCTGTTTCAGTGTACCCAAACTTCATGGAAGAGCACAATAAGAAGAATCGAGCGCTAGACGACCGCTTAAAGAATGTTTTCGTCACCTCCGAAGATCCTGTGGTATTTGCTGTTTTGTATAGCTGTTCGTTTTATTAATTTCCAAGCTAGATAACACGCTAAATATTTTCTGTACGTTCAACAGCAACCAGAACAAAAGACAAAAGAGGAGTCAACGAAAGTAATGCCGCAAAAAGGAGTTAGCGCACCGCAATTTGAGTTTGGTTTCTACGAAGCAGATATCGTTCCCGAGGGCAAATGTTCACTCAGAGGGGCTCTGGTTTTTATGAAGGCCCACATTGATAATCCTACAGAACACACTACGGAGAAAATAGCTGCGCAATATAAACTAGACAAAACTGTTGTAGGTACGTGATAGTAGAGATAATAAGCGTTTATGTTGTTTATTCTAGAGCATGTTATTTATGGTACATTGTTTTGGTTACAGCGAGTATACTAAAGCATTTTACAATCCCCGAGCTTCAAACGAAATCTGACGCAGACAAGATAATTGTGTCGTTTAAAACCGATTGACTAGTTTCTAGAAGTAGTTTATATACAATT
Protein-coding sequences here:
- the LOC143212826 gene encoding uncharacterized protein LOC143212826 isoform X3; the protein is MATDSFAKETAIIVAMNRITGVRTLHHSNTWFWLSLNFLYKLVLMTGFIYATYYNNQILDKGAFNHQIYVMYMFMSILCVACAFNMQVLGWVYYKEMSQLRKNIAETDRNLMKLNVVVDYRTVSFLITVVCVSCVIDGIVYFLFYLYETYSYGFHAIYWLGDLIYSSTLYTGGMVLLDFAAHVCWLRDRFKQTNDLLKKFFIEECQIKMEEWNNKTVSSWLERCLNEWHVERISHRNKIIPYNGTQIMKRQLYPVNKISMLQQIRYVHLQLCVITKSLKKIFSMQLMCHSTVTTLNFVGVLYYSYTQWTGAPKQSHDVLAFSFLYVIDAFYVWLKVVAVCLLCEKTDNEAKQAAQILQVCSIHNSDFELQHELIQFSVQISLSELDNKKPRLFPLNYMFVVRVSCSLCFSMNHRINRHLLQSMGAVFTYLLVMIQCDLGLNVVSSFSSNSTLTSPSSFNDTILTGQLIGNQTLT
- the LOC143212654 gene encoding putative gustatory receptor 28b encodes the protein MVFVRQKIHEAIALLDGSDNRMENMGMSMHRRLHYKQQLKLVAACILIGVVFVIMSFNCQLVQTAPLRLKLSLGCAMNLPTFLILSADVSFLFWVNYVRTKFHQLNNLLRAMLPATDSASEKGISKMIQDVEEKSLGKEGVHVVNGNANTMRAVKQIHLQLVKIARIINDFFGVQLLLTMSTVFVFLTILLFFAYRTIFSGYFNNEFHSHFTQLLINILFYLSKLFTLSHVCNRTSSEASDTGELICQLYEPSTSKEFRAEIRDFSMQMIQNPLVFTACGFFYLDHSFIHGVVGTISTYLVILIQVSQIDLPEQAANVTATVTAI
- the LOC143212826 gene encoding uncharacterized protein LOC143212826 isoform X2, whose amino-acid sequence is MATDSFAKETAIIVAMNRITGVRTLHHSNTWFWLSLNFLYKLVLMTGFIYATYYNNQILDKGAFNHQIYVMYMFMSILCVACAFNMQVLGWVYYKVRIMYIMYILCEYEYILSQEMSQLRKNIAETDRNLMKLNVVVDYRTVSFLITVVCVSCVIDGIVYFLFYLYETYSYGFHAIYWLGDLIYSSTLYTGGMVLLDFAAHVCWLRDRFKQTNDLLKKFFIEECQIKMEEWNNKTVSSWLERCLNEWHVERISHRNKIIPYNGTQIMKRQLYPVNKISMLQQIRYVHLQLCVITKSLKKIFSMQLMCHSTVTTLNFVGVLYYSYTQWTGAPKQSHDVLAFSFLYVIDAFYVWLKVVAVCLLCEKTDNEAKQAAQILQVCSIHNSDFELQHELIQFSVQISLSELDNKKPRLFPLNYMFVVRSMGAVFTYLLVMIQCDLGLNVVSSFSSNSTLTSPSSFNDTILTGQLIGNQTLT
- the LOC143212826 gene encoding uncharacterized protein LOC143212826 isoform X1; this translates as MATDSFAKETAIIVAMNRITGVRTLHHSNTWFWLSLNFLYKLVLMTGFIYATYYNNQILDKGAFNHQIYVMYMFMSILCVACAFNMQVLGWVYYKVRIMYIMYILCEYEYILSQEMSQLRKNIAETDRNLMKLNVVVDYRTVSFLITVVCVSCVIDGIVYFLFYLYETYSYGFHAIYWLGDLIYSSTLYTGGMVLLDFAAHVCWLRDRFKQTNDLLKKFFIEECQIKMEEWNNKTVSSWLERCLNEWHVERISHRNKIIPYNGTQIMKRQLYPVNKISMLQQIRYVHLQLCVITKSLKKIFSMQLMCHSTVTTLNFVGVLYYSYTQWTGAPKQSHDVLAFSFLYVIDAFYVWLKVVAVCLLCEKTDNEAKQAAQILQVCSIHNSDFELQHELIQFSVQISLSELDNKKPRLFPLNYMFVVRVSCSLCFSMNHRINRHLLQSMGAVFTYLLVMIQCDLGLNVVSSFSSNSTLTSPSSFNDTILTGQLIGNQTLT